The proteins below are encoded in one region of Roseovarius bejariae:
- a CDS encoding CpsD/CapB family tyrosine-protein kinase encodes MEKLQAALDKARRSRNERNASSETNPVTPKIQDNTSASLIARWQALTPFEVQDKHLIRHRVVTRSARKAATPFDILRTKALLQMRQNGWKRVAITSPMPKSGKSTMACNLALGLGRQNDLRSMLFDLDLRDPSVQNFFETRPPHGISEMLSGAVPFEEQALRYGENVAVSMAQRAEADPTRILLAEETAEKLDEIQATYEPDVMIFDLPSVLVNDDSRAFLKNADCALIVVRADATHYGQFETCQREVAEHTNVLGVVLNAYRHDKRAVETA; translated from the coding sequence GCAAGCTGCCCTCGATAAAGCCCGTCGGTCCCGCAACGAGCGTAACGCTTCCTCGGAAACGAACCCGGTTACGCCGAAAATTCAGGACAATACGTCTGCCAGTCTTATTGCCCGTTGGCAGGCGCTGACACCCTTCGAGGTGCAAGACAAGCACCTCATACGGCACCGTGTCGTGACCCGTTCAGCTCGAAAAGCGGCGACGCCATTTGATATACTGCGTACAAAGGCGCTTCTGCAAATGCGTCAGAACGGCTGGAAGCGGGTTGCGATTACATCGCCGATGCCGAAATCTGGCAAGAGCACTATGGCTTGCAACCTTGCTTTGGGACTTGGCCGTCAGAACGATTTGCGTTCGATGCTTTTCGATTTGGATTTGCGCGACCCGTCCGTACAAAACTTTTTCGAAACTCGTCCACCACATGGGATTAGCGAGATGCTGAGTGGTGCCGTACCGTTCGAGGAGCAGGCCTTGCGCTATGGCGAGAATGTCGCTGTTTCCATGGCGCAACGCGCCGAGGCTGACCCGACTCGCATTCTGCTGGCCGAGGAAACCGCCGAGAAGCTGGACGAGATCCAGGCGACCTATGAGCCTGATGTGATGATTTTCGATCTTCCCTCAGTACTAGTGAACGATGACTCGCGGGCTTTTCTCAAGAACGCAGACTGCGCTTTGATCGTGGTCCGGGCTGATGCAACGCATTATGGCCAATTCGAGACCTGCCAGCGTGAGGTTGCTGAGCATACCAATGTTCTTGGAGTGGTCTTAAATGCATATCGCCACGACAAACGAGCCGTTGAGACAGCATAA
- the tviB gene encoding Vi polysaccharide biosynthesis UDP-N-acetylglucosamine C-6 dehydrogenase TviB codes for MTQDFENKTIAVIGLGYVGLPLAVEFGKQRPVIGFDVKPERIAELRQSHDGTREVSPEDLAAAEHLTVTDDPAELHRASIYIVTVPTPINTAKRPDLTPLERASETVGQALEPGDTVIYESTVYPGATEEVCVPILERVSGLSFNKDFSVGYSPERINPGDTERRLPNIVKVTSGSTPEAANRIDALYRTIIPAGTHKAESIRVAEAAKVIENTQRDLNIGLMNELAIIFNKLGIDTEAVLKAAGTKWNFLPFRPGLVGGHCIGVDPYYLTHKAEEIGHHPQIILSGRRINDGMGAYVAGQLVKALIKRRIHVEGARVLVLGLTFKENCPDLRNTRVIDVIRELEDFGAVVDVYDPWVDPDEARAEFGIEMVTAPSAGAYDAILLAVAHAEFKEAGAGQLRRYGRTGHALYDLKHVLSPTESDIRL; via the coding sequence ATGACGCAGGATTTTGAAAACAAGACCATCGCCGTGATTGGTCTGGGGTATGTCGGTTTGCCGCTCGCGGTGGAGTTCGGCAAGCAGCGGCCCGTCATTGGCTTCGACGTCAAACCAGAGCGCATTGCGGAGCTGCGACAGAGCCATGACGGCACGCGGGAAGTCTCCCCCGAGGACCTTGCGGCGGCCGAGCACCTGACAGTGACGGATGATCCGGCCGAGTTGCATCGCGCCAGCATCTATATCGTGACAGTGCCCACCCCGATCAATACCGCAAAACGCCCCGACCTCACACCGCTGGAGCGCGCCTCGGAGACGGTCGGGCAGGCGCTGGAACCCGGCGATACGGTGATCTACGAATCCACAGTCTATCCCGGCGCCACAGAAGAGGTTTGCGTGCCCATCCTGGAGCGCGTCTCGGGTTTGAGTTTCAATAAGGATTTTAGCGTGGGGTATTCGCCGGAACGCATCAACCCGGGCGACACTGAACGACGCTTGCCCAATATCGTCAAAGTTACCTCCGGCTCAACGCCAGAGGCGGCTAATCGCATCGATGCGCTCTACCGTACGATTATTCCGGCCGGAACGCATAAAGCAGAGAGCATCCGCGTAGCCGAAGCGGCGAAGGTCATTGAGAACACGCAACGTGACCTCAATATTGGCCTGATGAATGAGCTCGCCATCATCTTCAACAAGCTTGGGATTGATACCGAGGCGGTTCTGAAGGCGGCGGGCACAAAGTGGAATTTTCTGCCCTTCCGCCCCGGCCTTGTTGGAGGCCACTGCATCGGTGTGGATCCCTATTACCTTACGCACAAGGCTGAAGAGATTGGCCACCATCCGCAGATCATCCTGTCAGGGCGTCGGATCAATGACGGCATGGGGGCCTATGTGGCAGGGCAACTCGTCAAGGCGCTGATCAAGCGCCGGATCCATGTCGAGGGCGCGCGCGTCCTGGTGCTGGGACTGACGTTCAAGGAGAACTGCCCGGATTTACGCAATACGCGCGTCATAGATGTTATTCGGGAGTTGGAAGATTTTGGCGCGGTGGTGGATGTGTATGATCCATGGGTCGATCCAGACGAGGCTCGGGCAGAGTTTGGGATTGAAATGGTCACGGCCCCAAGCGCTGGCGCCTATGACGCAATTTTGTTGGCCGTTGCGCATGCCGAGTTCAAGGAGGCGGGGGCAGGGCAACTGCGCCGGTATGGCCGCACCGGGCACGCCCTTTACGACCTGAAACACGTGCTATCGCCCACGGAGAGTGACATAAGGCTGTGA
- a CDS encoding glycosyltransferase family 4 protein: MRILITVNAAWNIWNFRRPLVESLLADGHRVTILAPKDDTVPKLQALGCSVRHLEMNAKGLNPLQDTKLLLRLRQHFRDLRPDVILSFTIKNNIFGAIAAKSTRIPFIPNVTGLGTAFLSGGFLEKVAGMLYKIAFRNLPIVFFQNEDDQTLFLERGLVTNSQARRLPGSGIDLDRFAAAASPAEDEAPIFLMIARLLRDKGVIEYVEAARRVKARHAQARFQLLGATDAVNRTAIDGQTVAGWEREGIIEYLGTVEDVRPMIEASHCVVLPSYREGAPRTLIEAAAMARPLIATDVPGCRAVVDDKTTGFLCEARSAESLAAACEAFISLPSEERAALGCAGRAKMEREYGQNIVLDAYRAALRDLGPATCHVAA; the protein is encoded by the coding sequence GTGAGAATTCTTATCACCGTCAACGCAGCCTGGAACATCTGGAATTTTCGACGGCCCCTCGTCGAATCGCTGCTTGCAGATGGTCATAGGGTCACAATTCTCGCGCCAAAAGATGACACCGTCCCAAAGCTTCAGGCCCTCGGGTGCTCTGTTCGTCACCTTGAGATGAATGCAAAGGGGCTTAATCCCCTTCAGGATACAAAATTGCTACTCCGTCTACGCCAACACTTCCGAGACCTGCGCCCTGACGTAATTCTGAGCTTCACGATCAAGAACAATATTTTTGGGGCGATCGCAGCCAAATCCACACGGATCCCCTTTATCCCAAATGTCACTGGCTTGGGCACGGCTTTCCTCTCGGGCGGGTTTCTGGAAAAGGTGGCGGGTATGCTTTACAAGATAGCTTTCCGTAACCTGCCGATTGTCTTCTTCCAGAATGAGGACGATCAAACATTGTTTCTCGAGCGCGGCCTTGTGACAAACAGTCAAGCGCGCCGCTTGCCGGGATCAGGCATCGACCTCGACCGGTTCGCGGCCGCCGCCTCACCGGCGGAGGATGAAGCGCCAATCTTCTTGATGATTGCCCGACTTTTGCGGGACAAGGGGGTGATTGAATATGTCGAGGCCGCGCGCCGTGTGAAAGCGCGACACGCTCAGGCGCGCTTTCAGCTGCTTGGCGCAACAGATGCCGTAAACCGGACGGCGATTGACGGACAAACCGTGGCAGGTTGGGAGCGCGAGGGTATCATTGAATATCTCGGTACGGTGGAGGATGTGCGCCCGATGATTGAAGCGTCACACTGCGTTGTCCTGCCTTCTTACAGAGAGGGCGCTCCGCGGACGCTTATCGAGGCGGCCGCGATGGCTCGCCCGCTCATCGCGACGGATGTTCCGGGCTGTCGCGCCGTAGTGGACGACAAAACGACGGGCTTTCTTTGTGAGGCCCGCAGCGCAGAGAGCCTTGCCGCCGCCTGTGAGGCGTTCATCAGCCTCCCATCGGAGGAGCGCGCGGCCCTGGGGTGCGCAGGTCGTGCGAAGATGGAACGCGAATACGGTCAAAATATCGTGTTGGACGCCTATCGCGCGGCTCTTCGCGACTTGGGACCCGCGACGTGCCATGTCGCCGCATGA
- a CDS encoding MarR family EPS-associated transcriptional regulator — protein MRFRILRLLESDPQLSQRALSRELGVSLGSVNYCLKALVQRGQLKISNFRASNNKLRYAYVLTPKGVAEKTALTGQFLQSKLKEYDALKAEIESLQEELELGADMGPSPCAQDGARSRK, from the coding sequence ATGCGCTTTCGCATTCTGCGCCTGCTCGAGAGCGATCCTCAGTTGAGCCAGCGCGCGTTGTCGCGAGAATTGGGGGTCAGCCTTGGCTCGGTCAATTATTGCCTCAAAGCGCTTGTGCAAAGGGGCCAGCTGAAGATCAGCAACTTCCGCGCCTCGAACAACAAGCTCCGCTATGCCTATGTCTTGACGCCCAAGGGCGTTGCAGAAAAGACGGCCCTCACCGGCCAGTTCCTGCAGAGCAAGCTGAAAGAGTACGACGCCCTGAAAGCCGAGATCGAAAGTCTGCAAGAGGAACTCGAATTGGGAGCCGACATGGGGCCCTCGCCATGCGCGCAGGACGGGGCGAGGTCTCGAAAGTGA
- the nusG gene encoding transcription termination/antitermination NusG family protein: MSLEQVSQNVSEPWYLAQLKPGGFERAVTNLARQGYESFMPMREETRRRAERWDTKLRPLFPGYLFVKVPDDRQQWRSINATYGVSRLVALDAGRPTQVAPELIAALQARVLEDGKLKPTAEFDVGDKVRVVSGPLADKLAEIESVPEQGRIYVLLELMGRYTKAVLSTTDVERS; encoded by the coding sequence GTGTCTCTTGAGCAAGTTTCTCAAAACGTCTCCGAGCCGTGGTATCTTGCACAACTCAAGCCGGGCGGCTTTGAGCGTGCGGTCACCAATCTTGCGCGACAAGGTTATGAAAGTTTCATGCCTATGCGTGAAGAAACGCGCCGTCGTGCAGAGCGTTGGGACACAAAGCTCAGACCACTTTTCCCAGGCTATCTTTTCGTCAAAGTGCCTGACGACCGTCAGCAATGGCGATCCATAAACGCGACTTACGGTGTATCACGACTTGTCGCTCTTGATGCGGGACGCCCTACTCAAGTTGCCCCGGAGCTCATCGCGGCGCTGCAAGCCCGCGTCCTTGAGGATGGCAAGCTGAAGCCGACAGCGGAGTTTGACGTTGGCGATAAGGTGCGTGTGGTGTCCGGACCTCTCGCGGATAAGCTTGCCGAGATTGAATCCGTCCCAGAGCAGGGCCGCATCTACGTCCTACTTGAGCTTATGGGGCGCTATACAAAGGCAGTGCTTTCAACCACCGACGTGGAGCGCAGCTGA
- a CDS encoding NAD-dependent epimerase/dehydratase family protein: protein MTRVLITGTAGFIGFHLAKYLLAEGFHVHGYDGMTDYYDVTLKQKRHAMLFQNERFAATEGLLENEERLWAVAEEFAPDVIVHLAAQAGVRYSLENPRAYLDSNVIGTFNVMEAARKLGVNHLLMASTSSVYGANTEMPFTETEKADTQLTIYAATKKANESMAHAYAHLYDLPTTMFRFFTVYGPWGRPDLALYKFVDAILDGRSIDIYNHGDMYRDFTYVDDLVRAIRLLIDAVPERPAEGLVPDGDSLSPVAPYRVVNIGNSDKVRLLDFVDAIEDCLGQKAQRNYMGMQTGDVPATWANAELLKTLTGYRPQTDFRDGIARFIAWYRDYYQK from the coding sequence ATGACACGCGTTCTTATTACGGGCACCGCGGGGTTCATCGGCTTTCATCTTGCCAAATATTTGTTGGCAGAGGGGTTCCATGTTCACGGCTATGACGGAATGACGGATTATTATGACGTCACGCTCAAGCAAAAACGTCACGCCATGCTTTTTCAGAATGAGAGGTTTGCGGCGACCGAAGGCCTGCTGGAGAACGAGGAGCGCCTTTGGGCCGTGGCTGAGGAGTTCGCCCCCGACGTGATCGTACATCTGGCGGCCCAGGCCGGCGTGCGCTACAGCTTGGAAAATCCGCGCGCCTATCTCGACAGCAATGTCATCGGCACCTTCAACGTGATGGAAGCGGCCCGAAAGCTTGGAGTGAACCATCTGCTGATGGCCTCGACCTCTTCGGTCTACGGGGCCAATACCGAGATGCCCTTCACGGAGACCGAGAAGGCCGACACGCAGCTGACCATTTATGCCGCGACGAAGAAGGCAAACGAGAGCATGGCGCATGCCTATGCGCATCTCTATGATTTACCGACGACAATGTTCCGATTTTTTACCGTCTATGGCCCTTGGGGACGTCCGGATCTCGCGCTTTATAAATTCGTTGACGCAATTCTGGATGGGCGTTCAATCGATATATACAACCATGGTGATATGTACCGCGACTTCACTTATGTCGATGATTTGGTCCGCGCGATCCGCCTATTGATTGACGCGGTGCCTGAGCGTCCCGCGGAAGGTCTTGTGCCCGATGGTGACAGCCTTTCGCCTGTGGCCCCCTACCGTGTCGTGAACATCGGCAACTCTGACAAGGTGCGGCTTCTGGATTTCGTGGACGCGATCGAGGACTGCCTCGGTCAGAAAGCACAGCGTAACTATATGGGCATGCAGACCGGCGATGTGCCAGCGACCTGGGCCAATGCGGAGCTGCTGAAGACATTGACGGGGTATCGGCCCCAGACGGATTTCCGTGACGGCATCGCGCGTTTTATCGCGTGGTATCGAGACTACTATCAGAAATAA
- a CDS encoding ABC transporter ATP-binding protein, whose translation MIDVTTWKKAWALLDGRERRNAWIVLGVIIIGALAAAVMVSSVMPFLAVLADPSRIDETPVLAWIYDALGFTSTYGFLIGLGLASFAVIVLSSLIQIARTWSVARFAMMRVHSISQRLLATYLAQPYAFFLNRHSGEMGPRVLAEAEQVVQQFLRPAAEFIAACLTTLAIVGLLLWVEPVVAAIAFAVLGGIYGFIYIGTRRILKRLGQVRVEANRARFRLANESLTGIKDIKLLGREWAYLDRYSGPSIQMARTQVSVTVLSQVPQFVLQAVALGGIILLCLVMIDPDGVDSGAALGGLLPVLGVFAFAGQRLMPELSKLYRSLAQIQAGSAAVDAVYEDLILRKSATSLPKTKVEGLGLSQFLKLDKVCYSYPNSEQAGVRDVSITIRAGEKIGIVGTTGSGKTTLADVVLGLLEPDQGTLVADDAEITSEQLRSWMQSVGYVPQDIFLTDAAIAENIALGVPPDQIDHDRISRAARIARIDQFIEDELPEGYQTHVGERGVRLSGGQRQRIGIARAMYHEADLIVFDEATSALDNLTEVEVMKAIDALPGDKTVLMIAHRLSTVKRCDRIIVLDKGRIVGFDSWTNLMAGNDTFRSIAKLGEAA comes from the coding sequence ATGATTGACGTAACGACCTGGAAAAAGGCGTGGGCGCTTCTCGATGGGCGCGAGAGGCGCAACGCCTGGATCGTGCTCGGCGTCATTATCATCGGAGCCCTGGCGGCCGCCGTGATGGTCAGCTCCGTTATGCCCTTCCTTGCAGTGCTGGCAGATCCGTCGCGCATCGATGAAACACCCGTGCTGGCGTGGATCTATGATGCCCTCGGCTTCACCTCCACCTACGGCTTTCTCATCGGCCTGGGCCTCGCCTCCTTTGCAGTGATTGTCCTGTCGAGCCTGATCCAGATCGCCAGGACTTGGTCCGTGGCGCGCTTCGCAATGATGAGGGTTCATTCCATCAGCCAACGACTACTGGCGACTTACCTCGCGCAGCCTTATGCCTTCTTCCTCAACCGGCATTCGGGAGAAATGGGGCCACGTGTGTTGGCTGAGGCGGAGCAGGTGGTTCAACAGTTCCTTCGCCCAGCGGCGGAGTTCATTGCCGCCTGCCTGACGACACTTGCCATCGTAGGGCTGCTGCTGTGGGTTGAGCCCGTTGTCGCTGCCATTGCCTTCGCCGTCCTTGGTGGCATTTACGGCTTCATTTACATCGGAACAAGGCGCATTCTAAAACGCCTCGGCCAGGTCCGCGTGGAGGCCAATCGCGCGCGGTTTCGGCTTGCCAACGAGAGCCTCACGGGCATCAAGGATATCAAGCTCCTCGGCCGAGAGTGGGCTTATCTCGACCGTTACTCAGGTCCGTCGATCCAAATGGCGCGGACGCAAGTCAGCGTCACCGTACTCTCGCAAGTGCCGCAATTCGTATTGCAGGCCGTAGCCCTCGGGGGGATCATTCTCCTTTGCCTTGTTATGATTGATCCTGATGGCGTCGATTCGGGAGCCGCCCTTGGTGGGCTTCTTCCCGTACTCGGCGTCTTCGCGTTTGCTGGGCAACGCCTGATGCCCGAGCTGTCCAAGCTCTACCGGTCGCTAGCGCAGATCCAGGCGGGATCGGCGGCGGTTGATGCTGTTTATGAGGACCTCATCCTTCGCAAGAGTGCGACCAGTCTCCCGAAGACGAAGGTTGAAGGCTTAGGTCTGAGCCAATTTCTGAAGCTTGATAAGGTCTGCTACAGCTATCCAAACTCGGAACAGGCGGGTGTAAGAGACGTATCCATCACCATCCGGGCAGGTGAGAAAATCGGGATCGTCGGCACCACCGGGTCCGGAAAGACGACCCTGGCGGATGTCGTCCTTGGCCTTCTAGAGCCTGATCAGGGGACATTGGTCGCGGACGACGCCGAGATCACCTCAGAGCAGTTGCGCTCGTGGATGCAAAGCGTGGGATACGTGCCGCAGGATATCTTTCTGACCGACGCAGCCATCGCCGAAAATATCGCTCTCGGCGTGCCACCCGATCAGATTGACCACGATCGCATAAGCAGAGCAGCCCGCATCGCGAGGATCGATCAATTCATCGAGGACGAGTTGCCTGAGGGGTACCAGACGCATGTTGGAGAGAGGGGCGTGCGCCTCTCAGGTGGGCAGAGGCAGCGCATTGGCATCGCGCGTGCGATGTATCACGAGGCAGACCTGATCGTCTTTGACGAGGCGACAAGTGCTCTGGACAACTTGACGGAGGTGGAGGTGATGAAGGCGATCGACGCCCTTCCCGGCGACAAGACAGTGCTTATGATCGCACACAGGCTTAGCACGGTGAAGCGCTGCGATCGCATCATCGTGTTGGACAAGGGGCGCATTGTCGGCTTTGACAGCTGGACCAACCTGATGGCGGGTAATGACACGTTCCGCAGCATCGCGAAACTGGGAGAGGCGGCATGA
- a CDS encoding sugar transferase: protein MKHEYVVANSFSPVTKKNLSLKLPDQGYRKSFTLAKRAIDLAFAVLALPILLVLAVVLYLANPHFNPGSVFFRQVRMGWDGKAFTMWKFRTMTDNGTSVRDANAPLEEHRITPLGRLLRRSKLDELPNILNIFTGDMSLVGPRPDAFEHANEYLIRVPHYRKRFTVRPGITGLAQVRGGYADNHRAVERKARYDIFYIENASFRLEMHVIASTFAVVFSGIGQR, encoded by the coding sequence GTGAAACATGAATACGTTGTTGCCAATAGTTTCTCTCCCGTAACGAAAAAGAATTTATCCTTGAAGTTGCCTGATCAAGGGTATCGAAAAAGTTTTACCCTTGCCAAACGCGCAATAGACTTGGCCTTTGCCGTCTTGGCCTTGCCGATATTGTTGGTGCTTGCCGTCGTGCTGTATCTGGCAAACCCACATTTTAACCCGGGTTCGGTCTTTTTTCGTCAAGTAAGGATGGGATGGGATGGGAAGGCCTTCACCATGTGGAAGTTCCGGACAATGACAGACAACGGCACGAGTGTACGTGATGCCAACGCGCCGCTCGAAGAACACCGAATTACGCCGCTTGGACGCCTTTTGCGCCGTTCCAAGCTCGACGAGTTGCCAAACATTTTGAATATCTTTACGGGTGACATGAGCCTAGTCGGCCCTCGCCCCGACGCATTCGAGCATGCCAACGAATACCTTATTCGTGTGCCTCATTATCGCAAGCGTTTTACCGTGCGACCAGGCATCACTGGGCTCGCCCAGGTGCGGGGAGGCTATGCTGACAACCATCGTGCGGTTGAGCGCAAGGCGCGCTACGATATTTTTTACATCGAAAACGCTAGTTTTCGACTTGAGATGCATGTCATTGCCTCAACTTTTGCGGTGGTTTTCTCCGGGATTGGGCAGCGCTAA
- the rfbA gene encoding glucose-1-phosphate thymidylyltransferase RfbA, whose amino-acid sequence MSSRKGILLAGGTGSRLYPVTQAVSKQLLPVYDKPMIYYPLTVLMLAGIREIAIITTPEDQVQFKRLLGDGSQLGLDFVYIVQEKPEGLAQAYLLAEDFLKGVPSAMVLGDNIFFGHGLPELLARAGSKIDGGTVFGYRVADPERYGVIGFDENGRALSIIEKPEKPPSNYAVTGLYFLDGTAAERARTVRPSGRGELEITGVLDTYLAEKSLDVELMGRGSAWLDTGTHSSLLDAGNFVRTLEERQGMMVGSPEEVAYLAGWISETELAQRAEMFGKGAYGNALRELLR is encoded by the coding sequence ATGAGCTCACGCAAAGGCATTCTCCTGGCCGGAGGCACCGGCAGTCGCCTCTACCCCGTCACGCAGGCCGTCTCGAAGCAGCTGCTGCCTGTCTACGATAAGCCTATGATCTACTACCCTCTCACCGTCTTGATGCTCGCGGGCATCCGGGAGATCGCAATTATCACCACGCCTGAGGATCAGGTCCAGTTCAAGCGCCTGCTGGGGGACGGCAGCCAGTTGGGCCTGGACTTTGTCTACATCGTCCAGGAAAAGCCCGAAGGTCTTGCGCAGGCCTATCTCTTGGCGGAGGATTTCCTCAAGGGGGTGCCATCCGCCATGGTGCTTGGTGACAATATCTTTTTTGGCCACGGCTTGCCGGAGCTCCTCGCGCGGGCCGGATCCAAAATTGATGGTGGAACCGTCTTCGGATACCGCGTTGCCGATCCTGAACGCTACGGTGTCATTGGCTTCGACGAAAACGGCCGTGCGCTTTCTATCATCGAGAAACCAGAGAAACCGCCATCGAACTATGCCGTGACGGGTCTCTATTTCCTCGACGGCACGGCGGCAGAGCGGGCCAGGACAGTCAGGCCATCGGGCCGTGGAGAGCTTGAGATCACTGGAGTGCTGGACACCTACCTCGCGGAGAAATCACTCGACGTTGAGTTGATGGGCCGGGGGTCTGCCTGGCTGGACACAGGGACGCACAGCTCGCTTCTTGATGCTGGGAATTTCGTGCGCACGCTTGAAGAGCGGCAGGGCATGATGGTTGGCTCGCCTGAAGAAGTCGCCTACCTTGCCGGCTGGATCAGCGAAACGGAGCTTGCACAGAGAGCAGAGATGTTCGGAAAAGGCGCCTACGGAAATGCGCTGAGAGAGTTGCTGCGATGA
- the glmS gene encoding glutamine--fructose-6-phosphate transaminase (isomerizing), translated as MCGIIGILGQDEVAGRLLEGLSRLEYRGYDSAGIAVMDGVKIDLTKADGKLSHLIEKVAHNTPVGRLGIGHTRWATHGAATVENAHPHRAGKVTLVHNGIIENYAELKTELECAGAQFASETDTEVLASVLDHLLNQSDTLDEACQALLHCIKGSYAIAALIEGYPDLMFVARNGSPLAIGYGGITSTGHNEIFVGSDALALAGLAARVSYLEDGDSAFLRSDRVQVFDRGGAEVTRETVEMPEEGWEVDKGPYPHFMLKEIHEQPESLARLLREVIDIESGALKDIVPTVDFRGADRIVMVACGTAHYATHVAKYWIERFARIPVEIEIASEFRYRPRVHGKHEIAIFVSQSGETADTLAALKDVQGHVTKTLAVVNVPTSTMARDADAVLTIEAGPEIGVASTKAFTGQMLALLALALKAGCDRGVVAPEMLSALVDDLVTLPRLVSETLALSGDIDQIARNLVQSEHVLFLGRGIQYPIACEAALKFKEITYVHADGYAAGELKHGPIALVDDAMPVVVFDGADALTEKTASNAAEVVARGARMVRIGASVEVCVAGVRTPASSEVVEPFVNAVVLQLLAYQAALAKGTNVDQPRNLAKSVTVE; from the coding sequence ATGTGCGGAATTATAGGAATCTTGGGGCAGGATGAGGTGGCGGGGCGACTCTTGGAGGGGCTCTCCCGGCTTGAGTATCGCGGCTATGACAGCGCCGGGATCGCGGTCATGGACGGGGTCAAGATCGACCTCACGAAGGCGGACGGAAAACTTTCCCATCTTATAGAGAAGGTTGCGCATAATACTCCGGTGGGGCGTCTTGGAATCGGGCACACCCGCTGGGCCACGCATGGTGCGGCGACGGTTGAAAACGCGCACCCCCACCGGGCTGGCAAGGTCACGCTCGTCCACAATGGGATCATCGAGAATTACGCAGAGCTAAAAACCGAGCTGGAATGCGCCGGAGCGCAGTTCGCTTCGGAGACGGATACAGAAGTGCTTGCATCAGTTCTGGACCATCTCCTGAACCAGTCAGACACGCTCGACGAGGCCTGCCAGGCGTTGCTCCATTGTATTAAGGGTAGTTATGCAATCGCGGCGCTCATTGAAGGCTATCCGGACCTGATGTTCGTGGCACGCAATGGCAGTCCGCTCGCCATCGGGTATGGCGGCATAACATCAACCGGTCATAACGAGATATTTGTGGGCTCTGACGCTCTGGCGCTCGCTGGTTTGGCGGCGCGTGTCAGCTATCTCGAGGATGGCGACTCGGCGTTCCTGCGCTCGGACCGAGTTCAGGTTTTTGATCGCGGCGGGGCCGAGGTAACGCGCGAAACGGTTGAGATGCCAGAAGAGGGTTGGGAGGTCGACAAGGGCCCATATCCGCATTTCATGCTCAAAGAGATTCACGAGCAGCCTGAAAGCCTAGCGCGGCTCTTGCGCGAGGTGATTGATATTGAAAGTGGCGCATTGAAAGATATCGTGCCGACAGTTGATTTCCGCGGCGCCGACCGGATCGTTATGGTGGCCTGCGGAACGGCGCATTACGCCACCCACGTCGCGAAGTACTGGATCGAGCGGTTCGCCAGGATCCCAGTTGAAATCGAGATAGCCAGTGAATTCCGATACCGCCCTCGCGTGCATGGTAAGCATGAGATCGCGATTTTCGTCAGCCAATCGGGGGAGACTGCCGACACGCTTGCGGCTCTCAAAGATGTGCAAGGCCATGTGACCAAGACGCTCGCTGTGGTCAACGTGCCGACAAGTACGATGGCGCGAGACGCCGATGCCGTCCTGACAATCGAGGCCGGTCCTGAAATCGGCGTGGCCTCGACCAAGGCCTTCACGGGACAGATGCTGGCTTTGCTGGCTTTGGCTTTGAAGGCTGGGTGCGATCGCGGGGTCGTCGCGCCTGAGATGCTCTCGGCCTTGGTTGACGACCTTGTCACCCTCCCACGGTTGGTCTCAGAAACTCTGGCTTTGAGTGGCGATATTGACCAAATCGCCCGGAACCTTGTCCAAAGCGAGCATGTGCTGTTTCTTGGACGCGGTATTCAATACCCGATCGCGTGCGAAGCAGCGCTCAAGTTTAAAGAGATTACCTATGTCCACGCGGATGGCTATGCCGCGGGTGAACTCAAGCACGGACCCATTGCTCTGGTGGATGACGCAATGCCGGTGGTCGTGTTTGACGGTGCAGATGCACTTACGGAGAAGACAGCGTCAAACGCAGCCGAGGTTGTGGCACGTGGCGCGCGCATGGTGAGGATCGGCGCAAGCGTGGAGGTCTGTGTTGCGGGTGTGCGAACGCCCGCGAGTTCCGAAGTTGTTGAGCCTTTTGTCAACGCGGTTGTATTGCAGTTGCTGGCCTATCAGGCCGCGCTTGCCAAAGGCACAAACGTGGATCAGCCACGCAATCTGGCGAAGTCTGTTACAGTCGAGTGA